One window of Desulfarculus baarsii DSM 2075 genomic DNA carries:
- the map gene encoding type I methionyl aminopeptidase, whose translation MIIIKSASELELMRQANQIVGQVLQAVSRMVAPGVTTAQLDRAAEEMCRQMGCRPAFKGYNGYPFALCCSVNEEVVHGFPGERALREGDIISMDFGVIKDGFYGDSATTVAVGQVSPEARKLMDATRRALEAGIEQARPGNRLGDISAAVQRVAEEAGFSVVRQFVGHGIGRALHEEPQVPNYGAPGKGVKLKAGMVLAIEPMVNVGAYGVKILSDGWTAVTVDGKLSAHYEHTVAITEDGPRILSLP comes from the coding sequence ATGATCATAATCAAAAGCGCCAGCGAACTGGAGTTGATGCGTCAAGCCAACCAGATCGTTGGACAGGTTCTTCAGGCCGTCAGCCGGATGGTGGCGCCTGGGGTCACGACGGCCCAACTCGACCGCGCGGCCGAGGAAATGTGCCGTCAAATGGGCTGCCGGCCCGCGTTCAAAGGCTATAACGGCTATCCGTTCGCGCTGTGTTGCTCGGTCAACGAAGAAGTCGTGCACGGTTTTCCCGGTGAGCGGGCCCTGCGCGAAGGCGACATCATCTCCATGGATTTTGGGGTGATCAAGGACGGCTTCTACGGCGATTCGGCCACCACGGTCGCCGTGGGCCAGGTCAGCCCGGAGGCGCGCAAGCTCATGGACGCCACGCGCCGCGCCTTGGAGGCGGGCATCGAGCAAGCCAGGCCCGGCAACCGCCTGGGCGACATTTCGGCGGCGGTGCAACGGGTGGCCGAGGAGGCCGGTTTCAGCGTGGTGCGACAGTTTGTGGGGCACGGCATTGGCCGGGCCCTGCATGAAGAGCCCCAGGTGCCCAATTACGGAGCGCCGGGCAAGGGCGTCAAACTCAAGGCCGGCATGGTGCTGGCCATCGAACCCATGGTCAACGTCGGCGCTTATGGGGTGAAAATTCTCTCCGACGGCTGGACGGCGGTGACCGTGGACGGTAAACTTTCGGCCCACTATGAGCATACGGTGGCCATCACCGAGGATGGCCCCCGCATTCTGAGTTTGCCGTAA
- a CDS encoding adenylate kinase: MNLILLGPPGAGKGTQAKKLIDAYGIPQISTGDMLREAVKNQTPLGIEAKKFMDAGKLVTDEIVIGLAKDRMAQPDCAKGFMLDGFPRTVPQAEALDKVLAEMNRKIDHVVSIEVPSSELLGRLTGRRTCKACGSGFHVMFDPPKTEGKCDKCGGELYQRDDDNEATVSNRLKVYDDQTKPLIDYYQQKGLLRPIQGVGSIDDIFGRIKAVLG, from the coding sequence ATGAATCTGATTCTGTTGGGCCCTCCGGGCGCTGGCAAAGGCACTCAGGCTAAGAAGTTGATCGACGCTTACGGCATTCCCCAGATTTCCACGGGCGACATGCTGCGCGAGGCGGTCAAGAATCAGACTCCTCTGGGCATCGAAGCGAAAAAATTCATGGACGCCGGCAAGCTGGTCACCGACGAGATCGTCATCGGCCTGGCCAAGGACCGCATGGCTCAGCCCGACTGCGCCAAAGGCTTCATGCTCGACGGTTTCCCGCGGACCGTGCCCCAGGCCGAGGCCCTGGACAAGGTTCTGGCCGAGATGAACCGCAAGATCGATCACGTGGTCAGCATTGAGGTGCCCAGCAGCGAGCTTTTGGGCCGCCTGACCGGTCGCCGCACCTGCAAGGCCTGCGGCTCGGGCTTCCACGTGATGTTCGATCCGCCCAAGACCGAGGGCAAGTGCGACAAGTGCGGCGGCGAGCTGTATCAGCGCGACGACGACAACGAGGCCACCGTGTCCAACCGCTTGAAGGTCTACGACGACCAGACCAAGCCGTTGATCGACTATTATCAGCAAAAGGGCCTGTTGCGGCCCATCCAGGGCGTGGGCTCGATCGACGATATCTTTGGTCGCATCAAGGCGGTCCTGGGCTAA
- the secY gene encoding preprotein translocase subunit SecY, with protein MAGVGNIGKIPELRKRVLFSLMMLAVYRIGCAIPTPGIDGAALSAFFQNTDIPLLGLVNMFSGGALERMSIFALGIMPYISASIILDLLTVVVPRLAELKKEGQEGRKKITQYARYGTVLLSLVQGMGIAIGLESMTAPNGALVVPEAGWGFRLMTMITLTSGTAFIMWLGEQITERGIGNGISLIIFAGIVASLPAAIFNTFRMVRVGEVSVFMLLVLVLVMVAVVAAICFVEQGQRRIPVQYAKRVVGRRVYGGQTTHLPLKINTAGVIPPIFASSIIMFPATIAQFVNVPIVQQFAAAMTPDGWMYNILYVGMIVFFCYFYTAVTFNPTDVADNMKKYGGFIPGIRPGKRTADYIDRVLTRLTLGGAAYISAVCVLPTLLITQFNVPFYFGGTALLIVVGVSLDTMSQIESHLMSRHYESLMKKGVIKGR; from the coding sequence ATGGCTGGCGTCGGAAATATTGGCAAGATCCCCGAGCTGCGCAAAAGAGTTCTGTTCTCTTTGATGATGCTGGCGGTTTACCGGATCGGTTGCGCCATTCCGACTCCCGGCATCGACGGCGCTGCCTTGTCCGCGTTTTTTCAAAACACCGACATCCCGTTGCTGGGCCTGGTCAACATGTTCAGCGGCGGCGCCCTGGAGCGCATGAGCATCTTCGCCCTGGGCATCATGCCCTACATCAGCGCCAGCATCATCCTCGATCTGCTGACGGTGGTGGTGCCCCGGCTGGCCGAACTGAAGAAAGAAGGCCAGGAAGGGCGCAAGAAGATAACGCAATACGCGCGTTACGGCACGGTGTTGCTGTCGTTGGTCCAGGGCATGGGCATTGCCATCGGCCTGGAGTCGATGACCGCGCCCAACGGCGCGCTGGTGGTGCCCGAGGCCGGCTGGGGCTTCCGGTTGATGACCATGATCACCCTGACCTCGGGCACGGCCTTCATCATGTGGCTGGGCGAGCAGATCACCGAGCGGGGCATCGGCAACGGCATCAGTCTGATTATCTTCGCCGGCATCGTGGCCAGCCTGCCAGCGGCCATCTTCAACACCTTCCGCATGGTGCGCGTTGGCGAGGTCAGCGTGTTCATGCTGCTGGTGCTGGTGCTGGTGATGGTGGCGGTGGTGGCGGCGATCTGCTTCGTGGAGCAGGGCCAGCGGCGCATCCCGGTGCAGTACGCCAAGCGGGTGGTGGGCCGGCGCGTTTATGGCGGCCAGACCACCCATCTGCCGCTGAAGATCAATACCGCGGGCGTCATCCCGCCGATCTTCGCCAGCAGCATCATCATGTTCCCGGCCACGATCGCCCAGTTCGTCAACGTGCCGATCGTGCAGCAGTTTGCCGCGGCCATGACCCCCGATGGCTGGATGTACAACATCCTCTACGTGGGCATGATCGTTTTCTTCTGCTACTTCTACACGGCCGTGACCTTCAATCCGACCGATGTGGCCGACAACATGAAGAAATACGGCGGGTTCATTCCGGGCATCCGCCCCGGCAAGCGCACCGCCGACTATATCGACCGCGTGCTGACCCGTCTGACCCTGGGTGGGGCGGCCTACATCTCGGCGGTGTGCGTGTTGCCCACGCTGCTGATCACCCAGTTTAACGTGCCCTTTTATTTCGGCGGCACGGCCTTGCTCATCGTCGTCGGCGTCTCGCTGGACACCATGTCGCAGATCGAGAGCCACCTGATGAGCCGGCACTACGAAAGCCTGATGAAAAAGGGCGTGATCAAGGGCAGATAA
- the rplO gene encoding 50S ribosomal protein L15, whose amino-acid sequence MKLNELKPAAGSKKDRKRVGRGKGSGQGHTAGKGHKGQNARSGGGVRPGFEGGQMPLQRRLPKRGFKNIFKTVTAEINVRDLNRFEAGSVIDALALAEAGLIKGAFDVIKLLGSGELDRAVTVQVDRASASAMAKVEAAGGKVELI is encoded by the coding sequence AAGCTGAACGAGCTGAAGCCGGCTGCCGGCTCCAAAAAAGACAGGAAGCGCGTCGGTCGCGGCAAGGGCTCCGGCCAGGGCCACACGGCCGGCAAGGGCCACAAGGGTCAAAACGCCCGTAGCGGCGGCGGTGTTCGCCCCGGCTTCGAGGGCGGTCAGATGCCCTTGCAGCGGCGGTTGCCCAAGCGTGGTTTCAAAAACATCTTCAAGACCGTCACCGCCGAGATCAATGTCCGCGACCTCAACCGTTTCGAGGCCGGCAGCGTCATCGACGCGCTGGCCCTGGCCGAGGCCGGCCTGATCAAGGGCGCCTTTGACGTCATCAAACTGCTGGGCTCCGGCGAGCTCGACCGCGCCGTGACGGTGCAGGTCGACCGGGCCAGCGCGAGCGCCATGGCCAAAGTAGAGGCCGCCGGCGGCAAGGTGGAGTTGATCTAA